GGTTGTCGCTAGATTGAAAGCATTGGAGGAGGGAGCATCTCCTTTGGTTAGTTTTTTGCAGAATGAAAACGCATATCAGGAGTTAAGGGCTGAAAAGCAGTATAATCTCCAGATGCTCAATGAACGGTACCaggtatttttgtttttcagaTGATTTTGATCCTCTTCTCTACATTCTGTAGCTGGTACCGTGTACAGAAGTGTAATTAGCGTTATAATATTTGGAATGCAATTACTTGGTTTGGAAATCAAAGGTGAACAAACAGAGGAAAAAGAGCAATTCTGGGACACATGCTGAAGATGATTTCGTTTCTGACTGATAGGATGAGTATATAGCATGGAATGTCTTTTTTGACTGATATGTACATTTGATATAATTTTCAATGATCATTCATTATAATGGACTGCTTGCTTTTATGGTCAATCATCAATGAATCAAAAATATCACTGACTTCTGGAGATAAAAGCATAAGCAGATAATTTGTGGCTGTGAATGtcttttccttctctttatTTCTCTGTGCGTGCGTGTGGGTGTGGGCAGCTGGGTCAGTGCATTTTAATGAGATTTATATTCGCCTAACAAGTGGCTTTTTCAAAAAGTAGATTTATATTTCCTACTTTTCCATTTGCCTTTTTATCTTAATGTGAAGAAGTTTATTTATTACCATCCCTAATAATCAATGTTGTTGGCACATTGTCCTACAGATTGGTCCAGAACAAATAGAGGCATTGTATCAGTATGCCAAGTTTCAGTTTGAATGTGGAAACTACTCTGGTGCTGCTGATTATCTGTATCTGTACAGGACGTTGTGCACAAACAGTGAAAGAAGCCTTAGTGCATTATGGGGGAAGTTAGCAGCTGAAATCCTCATGCAGAATTGGGACATTGCACTTGACGAACTTAACCGTGTGAAGGAAATCATTGACTCAAAGGTATAGATTGTTGATTTCAAAGCATTATTTGTACATGTTGGTTGATTTGACTAGTAGTTATTTGATTATAGATGTGGCTATTTTATCATGCAGAGTTTCTCATCTCCTTTGAATCAAGTTCAGAACAGAATATGGCTAATGCACTGGAGTCTGTTCATCTTCTTTAACCATGACAATGGGAGAACTCAGATCATTGACCTATTTAATCAGGACAAGTATGACAGATTTAGCTTTTGTTGCTTTTATTTACTAGTATTGCAATATGAGctaaatttttgtgttttagCTACATGTCTatgttttctatttcttttttaattgagTTGTCAAGCTGATAAGTGTGAAATTTACATCATTGAATTTTATGTGTGGCTTATAGAAGTATATGGCTGTTGCTCGACTGGTCAATCTATTGGCAAGGACAGACCTGATAAAGTTTTATAGTTTCAACATTTACGAAGACGGACCTGATATGTATACATATCTATATGGGCCGTTGTACaggaaaacttttttttttttaatatgtataCAAACAAGAGTCACCACAGGCACacagattaattttttttgggaggggTTTGCTTTTGTCCTTGCTGTCACTAAAGACTTTCTTGAATAATGTCAgccatctttttttttcgtaCCTGGATTTTTAGGGTATTTGCATTCCTCATATAATAATTAAATGTCTCAGTATCTTTTGATGTCCCAACTGAACTTTTTAATTTTCCTCCTCTTTTGTATCTTATTGCATGTCATGGGCTTAGGAATTCCTTTTAAGCGGATTAGGTATCCATCAAAGGGCCTTTCTATTAGTCCACTGCAGCTCCATTAAAATGATAGATTATCAAATATGCTGAAGCCTGTTGTTTTGAGGATTTCTTTTTGATGGGCCTATGGAAAAGAAATATTTGTGTCTCGACTCATGACAATTGTATATCGTAATAGGCAAATCCAAAACATCTCAAGGTTTGGCCTCGttaatcttatttaaaaaaaaaaaaaaaagaggaagaagaaagaaaagggaaaaggtcATCCTGTGTTTCATGATCATGTATGAGATGATgtctaaatatattttaaaattgatAGCTTTACTGTCTTGTCAAAAATAAAACATGCAAGTTAATCCTTGCTTTTTTGGTTAACTCTGACTAGCATGGACAAAAGCATGCTGGTTACCTCCTTGAGTAATATTTGGTGTTAGAATAGCTGGTTAATTTCATAGTTTTAACTACAATGGGGTAACTAATGGACATCGACTTTCAGAGAAGTCTTTTGGTTTTTATCCTTGAGTAAATTGGTGCTGAAAGTTcttatttccttgtactttaaCTTGTGTTCTCGTCGAGCGGTTCATTGATCATGAAGCATTCTCTTTCAGGTACTTAAATGCCATCCAAACAAGTGCTCCCCATCTTTTACGTTATCTGGCTACTGCATTTGTTGTTAACAAAAGGAGAAGACCTCAATTCAAAGATTTTATAAAGGTTATTCAGCAAGAACAGTATTCATATGAGGATCCCATTACAGAGTTTTTGGCATGTGTATACGTCAAATATGACTTTGATGCAGCTCAACAAAAGATGAGAGAGTGTGAAGAAGTAAGTATTGCATACACCATGTGGTATCCTGTTATTGTCGGTCGTCTTAAGTTTGTTTCCTATTATTAATATGGTTTATCAAATACTTGTCTGTCATTGTGCTTTTAAGGGAATGTTTGCACAAGTATATCAACTACTTGTTTTATGTTTATATTTTCAGGCTTTAGGCCATTTAGGGTTGTTACCTATTATCGGTGGTTGATTTATCAGTTGTCTTTGTTTTTTGACTTGGCATGACTGGTGCTAACTCATTCCAGGAAAAGACAAAACACAATGTGGATATGTTTTCTAATGGGCAACTTTTATTTTCAATATCTCCCGGAAGTTGATCTTTAAACTAATTTAATGATCTCTTTTACATTTGTAATGTTGTCAAGTTGCAGTTCAACATCAAGAATGTGTATATCAGTTACCCAGCTACTCTT
The Coffea arabica cultivar ET-39 chromosome 6c, Coffea Arabica ET-39 HiFi, whole genome shotgun sequence genome window above contains:
- the LOC113692174 gene encoding eukaryotic translation initiation factor 3 subunit E, coding for MANYDLTPRIAPNLDRHLVFPLLEFLQERQLYPDQDILRAKLELLNQTNMVDYAMDIHRAFYHTEDVPQDMVDRRAEVVARLKALEEGASPLVSFLQNENAYQELRAEKQYNLQMLNERYQIGPEQIEALYQYAKFQFECGNYSGAADYLYLYRTLCTNSERSLSALWGKLAAEILMQNWDIALDELNRVKEIIDSKSFSSPLNQVQNRIWLMHWSLFIFFNHDNGRTQIIDLFNQDKYLNAIQTSAPHLLRYLATAFVVNKRRRPQFKDFIKVIQQEQYSYEDPITEFLACVYVKYDFDAAQQKMRECEEVILNDPFLGKRAEEGNFASVPLRDEFLENARLFIFETYCRIHQRIDMGVLAEKLNLNYEEAERWIVNLIRTSKLDAKIDSKTGTVLMEPNQPNVYEQLIDHTKALSGRTYKLVSQLLEHAQTQQAAR